From the genome of Nostoc cf. commune SO-36:
TATATATCCGACCTTAAAAAAACAGTAACAATGAGTTTATCAGTAAATGCAGCATTGATTTCATTTGCTGCCTTCAGTAGACCAATAATAAGGTTTTTGGACTCTTCTGAACCGTCCCAACTATCATCAAGTCTATCAATAATAATATGGACTTTTTTTTCTAATGGCCATTCTTTTAAGAGTAAACTTCTTATCTCTTCTATTACTTTTAAGGGAATAGGTATTGCATTTACATCTCTAAGCTCGATAATAATTCCCTTAATTTTAACTCCACTTAAAATATTTTTAGCTTTATTGACTAGATTCAAAAACCAATTCTCAGAATTTATTGTGTAAGCATCTCTCATATATTGAGAGTATTTAAATAACTCAGATTTTTTTAACAGTAAATTAGACTCATGTAGTTTACAAAGAACTGACGATAATAAGGTCATTTTCCAAGCATTGGTATGAGCTTGAGCTAATGAAATTCCTATTTCTTTGTAGTCTCTAAGCAAACTCCAAGAATATTGATCTGGAGTAATCGGTATTACAAGAGAACCCAAGGTTTCTAGCTCATCTTGCATTAAGCGGAAAATCGCTGATTTTCCAGAGCCTTTTCTACCAATCACAATTGTCTTTTTACCCGCTAATGCATTTTTATAGTTTGAAGTTTTCAAAAAATACTCTCGAAGCCGTTTGTCTTGTTCAGCCTCATCATTTCCGAGATCCACTTTTGACAAATCGAACATAAAGCATCCTCATTCACAAGGTTTACAAAGAAAACTGGAATATTTTTCAATTGTGCCTTTTGCACTTGCATAATTATCGCAAATATAAGTCAAGTTAAATGCGATCGCCCACTTTCGGCATCAGTTGGGTTAGTGGTGACGGTGTTTGAGGGGATAGATGGGGTGCAAGGGGCGATCACTTAATATATTTTTAAACTCCCTCTTGCCAGCCTTCTATTCCCGCTATTAGAACATTCACTAAAGGATGATCGACGGCTTCTTTAAAAGCTTCTTTACCAGCAAGTTTTAATGCTCCTAGCACTCTTGCCTTTAAA
Proteins encoded in this window:
- a CDS encoding P-loop ATPase, Sll1717 family; amino-acid sequence: MFDLSKVDLGNDEAEQDKRLREYFLKTSNYKNALAGKKTIVIGRKGSGKSAIFRLMQDELETLGSLVIPITPDQYSWSLLRDYKEIGISLAQAHTNAWKMTLLSSVLCKLHESNLLLKKSELFKYSQYMRDAYTINSENWFLNLVNKAKNILSGVKIKGIIIELRDVNAIPIPLKVIEEIRSLLLKEWPLEKKVHIIIDRLDDSWDGSEESKNLIIGLLKAANEINAAFTDKLIVTVFLRSDIYDSLFFNDQDKLRQNEETLNWSVDELKDVVCERVRVSLGLGDSESNQEIWKKVFSDKNYRSKASAEKYIIDRTFKRPRDIISFVRFAIEIAVRSNHTVIEPDDTRLAEQEKYSQSKYTDLIIEYQHQVPYVKDILTIFSGSLHKISQSEMISKLNDFTKHKNIYVNSNELIRQLFIWGVIGIKRQGGARVKQRGGVHFYYYYDDPSINPLSYNEYYIHPSLRYYLNISEKREKNLSINPN